A stretch of Malassezia japonica chromosome 6, complete sequence DNA encodes these proteins:
- a CDS encoding uncharacterized protein (EggNog:ENOG503P3RK; COG:V; MEROPS:MER0034665; CAZy:CE10), with protein sequence MSSLCSGFTCIVVYLLTYIMRLHDYINIRLTKASRPLVPGVRVERIKIRSRDEGRYIDAIKYSPANASAPLPVHLSWHASGWLLKRLGLDSFMHATFAKRLNAIVLDCDYRKGPEEKYPTAQNDCEDAVAHVLSYPQKYDVNRLTLGGSSAGGCMALVTAAKFGPKIKGVFSLYPVTEIVPMDQIAAKKVSPNKKYNSGVYLVPWMFKVFIRAYANSEDEFKQPRFSPYYGDVSKLPNHILLACGDADTLYHDSRMLYEKIQREGSVAQKRGTEFLTIPNESHEFNNMPKTPETIAWRDKLYDAAIAMIQAAWSDNSL encoded by the coding sequence ATGTCGTCTCTCTGCAGTGGATTCACCTGCATCGTGGTGTACCTCCTTACGTACATCATGCGTCTGCATGACTACATCAACATCCGGCTGACCAAGGCCAGCCGTCCCCTGGTGCCcggcgtgcgtgtcgagcgcatcaagatccgctcgcgcgacgagggccGCTACATTGATGCGATCAAGTACTCGCCCGCAAACGCGAGTGCACCCCTCCCCGTTCATTTGAGCTGGCACGCGTCCGGCTGGTTGctcaagcgcctcggtctcgaCAGCTTCATGCACGCGACGTTTGCCAAGCGCCTGAACGCCATCGTGCTCGACTGTGACTACCGCAAGGGCCCCGAGGAGAAGTACCCCACGGCACAGAATGACTGTGAAGACGCCGTGGCACATGTCCTGTCCTACCCCCAAAAGTACGACGTCAACCGCCTGACCCTGGgtggctcgagcgcgggcggcTGCATGGCGCTTGTCACCGCCGCCAAGTTCGGCCCCAAGATCAAGGGTGTCTTTTCGCTGTACCCAGTGACCGAGATTGTTCCGATGGACCAGATCGCCGCGAAGAAGGTGTCTCCGAACAAGAAGTACAACAGCGGTGTGTACCTAGTCCCCTGGATGTTCAAGGTGTTTATTCGTGCCTATGCGAACAGCGAGGACGAGTTCAAGCAGCCGCGCTTCTCCCCGTACTACGGCGACGTGTCCAAGCTCCCGAACCACATCCTGCTGGCCTGTGGCGACGCCGACACGCTGTATCACGACAGCCGCATGCTATACGAAAagatccagcgcgaggGTTCTGTCGCTCAGAAGCGCGGCACAGAGTTCCTGACCATCCCCAACGAGTCGCACGAGTTCAACAACATGCCCAAGACGCCCGAGACGATCGCCTGGCGCGACAAGCTCtacgacgcggcgatcgccatGATTCAGGCGGCGTGGAGTGACAACTCCCTGTAG